One window of Strix aluco isolate bStrAlu1 chromosome 24, bStrAlu1.hap1, whole genome shotgun sequence genomic DNA carries:
- the ACLY gene encoding ATP-citrate synthase isoform X3, with product MSAKAISEQTGKEFLYKYICTSSAIQNRFKYARVTPATDWARLTQDHPWLLSERLVVKPDQLIKRRGKLGLVGINLTLDQVKVWLKQRLGQETTIANAKGILKNFLIEPFVPHKQEEEFYVCIYAAREGDYVLFHHEGGVDVGDVDAKAQKLLVAVDEKLNESDVKKYLLQHAPANKKDILASFICGLFNLYEDLYFTYLEINPLVVTSDGVYILDLAAKIDATADYICKVKWGDVEFPPPFGREAYPEEAYIADLDAKSGASLKLTILNPKGRIWTMVAGGGASVVYSDTICDLGGVNELANYGEYSGAPSEQQTYDYAKTILSLMTREKHPEGKILIIGGSIANFTNVAATFKGIVRAIKDYQGPLKEHEVRIFVRRGGPNYQEGLRVMGEVGKTTGIPIHVFGTETHMTAIVGMALGHRPIPNQPPAAAHTANFLLNASGSPSTPAPSRTASFSESKPDDIAPAKKAKPTAPLGKATTLFSRHTKAIIWGMQTRAVQGMLDFDYICSRDEPSVAAMVYPFTGDHRQKFYWGHKEILIPVYKNMSDAMRKHPEVDVLINFASLRSAYDSTVETMNYPQIRTIAIIAEGIPEALTRKLIKTADKKGVTIIGPATVGGIKPGCFKIGNTGGMLDNILASKLYRPGSVAYVSRSGGMSNELNNIISRTTDGVYEGVAIGGDRYPGSTFMDHVLRYEDTPGVKMIVVLGEIGGTEEYKICRGIKEGRITKPVVCWCIGTCATMFSSEVQFGHAGACANQASETAVAKNQALKEAGVFVPRSFDELGEVIQSVYQDLVAKRVIEPAEEVPPPTVPMDYSWARELGLIRKPASFMTSICDERGQELIYAGMPITEVFKEEMGIGGVLGLLWFQRRLPKYACQFIEMCLMVTADHGPAVSGAHNTIVCARAGKDLVSSLTSGLLTIGDRFGGALDAAAKMFSKAFDSGIIPMEFVNKMKKEGKLIMGIGHRVKSINNPDMRVQILKDYVKQHFPATPLLDYALEVEKITTSKKPNLILNVDGFIGVAFVDVLRNCGSFTREEADEYIDIGALNGIFVLGRSMGFIGHYLDQKRLKQGLYRHPWDDISYVLPEHMTM from the exons ATGTCAGCCAAAGCCATCTCTGAGCAGACGGGGAAGGAGTTCTTGTATAAGTACATCTGCACGTCCTCTGCCATCCAGAACCGTTTCAAGTATGCCCGAGTCACCCCGGCCACCGACTGGGCACGGCTCACCCAGGACCACCCTTGGCTTCTGAGCGAG CGTTTAGTGGTGAAGCCAGATCAGCTAATAAAGAGACGTGGGAAGCTTGGGCTGGTTGGAATTAACCTCACTCTGGATCAGGTGAAGGTTTGGCTCAAACAGCGTCTGGGCCAAGAAACCACG ATTGCTAATGCTAAGGGAATCCTGAAGAATTTTCTGATTGAACCCTTCGTCCCTCACAAACAG GAGGAAGAGTTCTATGTGTGCATATATGCTGCCCGTGAGGGAGACTACGTACTCTTCCACCACGAAGGGGGTGTGGATGTGGGAGATGTCGATGCCAAAGCCCAGAAGTTGCTTGTGGCAGTGGATGAAAAGCTCAATGAATCGGATGTAAAGAAATATCTCCTGCAGCATGCGCCAGCAAATAAAAAGGA CATCTTGGCTAGCTTCATCTGTGGCCTGTTCAACCTTTATGAAGATCTATATTTCACATACCTCGAGATCAATCCATTAG TGGTGACTAGTGATGGTGTCTACATCCTCGATTTGGCCGCGAAGATTGATGCAACTGCTGACTACATCTGCAAAGTGAAATGGGGGGATGTGGAGTTCCCCCCTCCCTTTGGCAGGGAAGCTTACCCAGAG GAAGCCTACATTGCTGATCTGGACGCGAAGAGTGGAGCCAGCCTGAAGCTCACCATTCTCAACCCCAAAGGCAGGATCTGGACCATGGTGGCTGGCGGTGGTGCCTCTGTGGTTTACAG tgacACCATTTGTGACCTGGGGGGTGTGAATGAACTGGCTAACTATGGGGAGTACTCAGGAGCCCCAAGTGAGCAACAGACCTATGACTATGCTAAGACTATTCTCTCCCTCATGACCCGAGAGAAGCACCCTGAAG GTAAAATCCTGATCATTGGAGGCAGCATTGCTAACTTCACCAATGTCGCAGCTACTTTTAAA GGCATCGTGAGAGCAATTAAGGATTACCAAGGCCCTCTGAAGGAGCATGAGGTGAGGATCTTTGTGCGAAGAGGAGGCCCCAACTACCAGGAAGGATTACGTGTCATGGGAGAAGTTG GGAAGACCACGGGGATCCCCATCCACGTCTTTGGCACAGAGACTCACATGACCGCGATCGTGGGCATGGCGCTCGGCCACCGGCCCATCCCCAACCAGCCGCCTGCCGCAGCCCACACCGCCAACTTCCTCCTCAACGCCAGCGGCAGCCCTTCG ACTCCAGCACCAAGCAGAACAGCTTCCTTCTCAGAGTCCAAACCAGACGATATTGCTCCAGCCAAGAAGGCAAAACCAACAGCACCTCTTG GTAAAGCTACAACCCTGTTCAGCCGTCACACCAAAGCCATCATTTGGGGGATGCAGACACGGGCTGTGCAAGGAATGCTGGACTTTGATTATATTTGTTCCCGGGACGAACCTTCAGTAGCTGCCATGGTTTATCCATTCAC TGGTGACCACAGGCAGAAGTTCTACTGGGGCCACAAAGAAATCCTGATCCCAGTCTACAAGAACATGTCGGATGCCATGAGGAAGCACCCAGAGGTGGATGTTCTTATCAACTTTGCATCTCTGCGCTCTGCTTATGACAGCACTGTTGAAACCATGAATTATCCACAG ATCCGCACCATCGCCATTATAGCCGAGGGCATTCCAGAGGCCCTGACACGAAAACTGATCAAGACAGCTGATAAAAAAGGAGTCACTATCATTGGGCCTGCAACT GTTGGTGGGATCAAACCAGGTTGCTTTAAGATAGGCAACACAGGAGGCATGCTGGATAATATCTTGGCATCAAAACTGTACCGCCCCGGCAGCGTGGCTTATGTTTCACGGTCTGGAGGAATGTCCAACGAGCTCAACAACATCATTTCCCGAACCACTGATGGGGTCTACGAAGGGGTGGCCATTGGAGGAGACAG ATATCCTGGTTCAACTTTTATGGATCACGTCTTGCGCTACGAGGATACTCCAGGAGTGAAAATGATTGTAGTACTTGGAGAG attGGAGGCACAGAAGAGTATAAGATCTGCAGAGGTATTAAAGAAGGTCGTATCACCAAGCCGGTGGTGTGCTGGTGTATTGGTACTTGTGCCACCATGTTCTCTTCAGAG GTGCAGTTTGGCCATGCAGGAGCTTGTGCCAACCAGGCTTCTGAAACCGCTGTCGCAAAGAATCAAGCCTTGAAGGAAGCTGGTGTGTTTGTTCCCCGGAGTTTTGATGAGCTGGGAGAGGTCATTCA GTCTGTCTACCAGGATCTTGTGGCCAAAAGAGTGATTGAACCAGCTGAGGAAGTGCCTCCTCCAACTGTGCCAATGGATTACTCCTGGGCAAGG GAGCTGGGTCTGATCCGCAAACCCGCTTCCTTTATGACAAGCATCTGTGACGAGAGAGGTCAGGAACTGATTTACGCTGGGATGCCAATCACTGAGGTCTTCAAAGAAGAGATGGGAATTGGAGGGGTTCTGGGCCTGCTCTGGTTTCAGAGGAG GCTACCGAAGTACGCCTGCCAGTTCATTGAGATGTGTCTGATGGTGACAGCAGATCACGGGCCCGCTGTGTCTGGAGCCCACAACACCATCGTCTGTGCAAGAGCTGGAAAAGATCTTGTCTCGAGTCTCACTTCAGGCCTTCTTACAATC GGTGACCGGTTTGGTGGAGCACTGGATGCTGCAGCTAAAATGTTCAGCAAAGCCTTCGACAGTGGGATTATCCCGATGGAGTTTGTGAATAAgatgaagaaagaagggaagctgATCATGGGCATCGGACACAGAGTCAAATCA ATAAACAACCCGGACATGAGAGTTCAGATTCTCAAAGACTACGTGAAGCAGCATTTCCCTGCCACCCCACTGCTGGACTATGCACTTGAAGTAGAAAAAATTACAACTTCCAAG AAACCAAATCTTATCCTGAATGTAGATGGCTTTATTGGAGTTGCCTTTGTTGACGTACTCAGGAATTGTGGCTCTTTCACACG ggaAGAAGCAGATGAATATATTGATATAGGAGCTCTTAATGGCATCTTTGTACTAGGCAGGAGTATGGGATTCATTG GACACTACCTGGATCAGAAGAGATTGAAGCAAGGTCTGTACCGCCACCCATGGGATGACATATCCTACGTTTTACCAGAGCACATGACCATGTGA
- the ACLY gene encoding ATP-citrate synthase isoform X1, whose protein sequence is MSAKAISEQTGKEFLYKYICTSSAIQNRFKYARVTPATDWARLTQDHPWLLSERLVVKPDQLIKRRGKLGLVGINLTLDQVKVWLKQRLGQETTIANAKGILKNFLIEPFVPHKQEEEFYVCIYAAREGDYVLFHHEGGVDVGDVDAKAQKLLVAVDEKLNESDVKKYLLQHAPANKKDILASFICGLFNLYEDLYFTYLEINPLVVTSDGVYILDLAAKIDATADYICKVKWGDVEFPPPFGREAYPEEAYIADLDAKSGASLKLTILNPKGRIWTMVAGGGASVVYSDTICDLGGVNELANYGEYSGAPSEQQTYDYAKTILSLMTREKHPEGKILIIGGSIANFTNVAATFKGIVRAIKDYQGPLKEHEVRIFVRRGGPNYQEGLRVMGEVGKTTGIPIHVFGTETHMTAIVGMALGHRPIPNQPPAAAHTANFLLNASGSPSTPAPSRTASFSESKPDDIAPAKKAKPTAPLDSIPASRPGSGKATTLFSRHTKAIIWGMQTRAVQGMLDFDYICSRDEPSVAAMVYPFTGDHRQKFYWGHKEILIPVYKNMSDAMRKHPEVDVLINFASLRSAYDSTVETMNYPQIRTIAIIAEGIPEALTRKLIKTADKKGVTIIGPATVGGIKPGCFKIGNTGGMLDNILASKLYRPGSVAYVSRSGGMSNELNNIISRTTDGVYEGVAIGGDRYPGSTFMDHVLRYEDTPGVKMIVVLGEIGGTEEYKICRGIKEGRITKPVVCWCIGTCATMFSSEVQFGHAGACANQASETAVAKNQALKEAGVFVPRSFDELGEVIQSVYQDLVAKRVIEPAEEVPPPTVPMDYSWARELGLIRKPASFMTSICDERGQELIYAGMPITEVFKEEMGIGGVLGLLWFQRRLPKYACQFIEMCLMVTADHGPAVSGAHNTIVCARAGKDLVSSLTSGLLTIGDRFGGALDAAAKMFSKAFDSGIIPMEFVNKMKKEGKLIMGIGHRVKSINNPDMRVQILKDYVKQHFPATPLLDYALEVEKITTSKKPNLILNVDGFIGVAFVDVLRNCGSFTREEADEYIDIGALNGIFVLGRSMGFIGHYLDQKRLKQGLYRHPWDDISYVLPEHMTM, encoded by the exons ATGTCAGCCAAAGCCATCTCTGAGCAGACGGGGAAGGAGTTCTTGTATAAGTACATCTGCACGTCCTCTGCCATCCAGAACCGTTTCAAGTATGCCCGAGTCACCCCGGCCACCGACTGGGCACGGCTCACCCAGGACCACCCTTGGCTTCTGAGCGAG CGTTTAGTGGTGAAGCCAGATCAGCTAATAAAGAGACGTGGGAAGCTTGGGCTGGTTGGAATTAACCTCACTCTGGATCAGGTGAAGGTTTGGCTCAAACAGCGTCTGGGCCAAGAAACCACG ATTGCTAATGCTAAGGGAATCCTGAAGAATTTTCTGATTGAACCCTTCGTCCCTCACAAACAG GAGGAAGAGTTCTATGTGTGCATATATGCTGCCCGTGAGGGAGACTACGTACTCTTCCACCACGAAGGGGGTGTGGATGTGGGAGATGTCGATGCCAAAGCCCAGAAGTTGCTTGTGGCAGTGGATGAAAAGCTCAATGAATCGGATGTAAAGAAATATCTCCTGCAGCATGCGCCAGCAAATAAAAAGGA CATCTTGGCTAGCTTCATCTGTGGCCTGTTCAACCTTTATGAAGATCTATATTTCACATACCTCGAGATCAATCCATTAG TGGTGACTAGTGATGGTGTCTACATCCTCGATTTGGCCGCGAAGATTGATGCAACTGCTGACTACATCTGCAAAGTGAAATGGGGGGATGTGGAGTTCCCCCCTCCCTTTGGCAGGGAAGCTTACCCAGAG GAAGCCTACATTGCTGATCTGGACGCGAAGAGTGGAGCCAGCCTGAAGCTCACCATTCTCAACCCCAAAGGCAGGATCTGGACCATGGTGGCTGGCGGTGGTGCCTCTGTGGTTTACAG tgacACCATTTGTGACCTGGGGGGTGTGAATGAACTGGCTAACTATGGGGAGTACTCAGGAGCCCCAAGTGAGCAACAGACCTATGACTATGCTAAGACTATTCTCTCCCTCATGACCCGAGAGAAGCACCCTGAAG GTAAAATCCTGATCATTGGAGGCAGCATTGCTAACTTCACCAATGTCGCAGCTACTTTTAAA GGCATCGTGAGAGCAATTAAGGATTACCAAGGCCCTCTGAAGGAGCATGAGGTGAGGATCTTTGTGCGAAGAGGAGGCCCCAACTACCAGGAAGGATTACGTGTCATGGGAGAAGTTG GGAAGACCACGGGGATCCCCATCCACGTCTTTGGCACAGAGACTCACATGACCGCGATCGTGGGCATGGCGCTCGGCCACCGGCCCATCCCCAACCAGCCGCCTGCCGCAGCCCACACCGCCAACTTCCTCCTCAACGCCAGCGGCAGCCCTTCG ACTCCAGCACCAAGCAGAACAGCTTCCTTCTCAGAGTCCAAACCAGACGATATTGCTCCAGCCAAGAAGGCAAAACCAACAGCACCTCTTG ATTCAATCCCAGCTTCAAGACCTGGTTCAG GTAAAGCTACAACCCTGTTCAGCCGTCACACCAAAGCCATCATTTGGGGGATGCAGACACGGGCTGTGCAAGGAATGCTGGACTTTGATTATATTTGTTCCCGGGACGAACCTTCAGTAGCTGCCATGGTTTATCCATTCAC TGGTGACCACAGGCAGAAGTTCTACTGGGGCCACAAAGAAATCCTGATCCCAGTCTACAAGAACATGTCGGATGCCATGAGGAAGCACCCAGAGGTGGATGTTCTTATCAACTTTGCATCTCTGCGCTCTGCTTATGACAGCACTGTTGAAACCATGAATTATCCACAG ATCCGCACCATCGCCATTATAGCCGAGGGCATTCCAGAGGCCCTGACACGAAAACTGATCAAGACAGCTGATAAAAAAGGAGTCACTATCATTGGGCCTGCAACT GTTGGTGGGATCAAACCAGGTTGCTTTAAGATAGGCAACACAGGAGGCATGCTGGATAATATCTTGGCATCAAAACTGTACCGCCCCGGCAGCGTGGCTTATGTTTCACGGTCTGGAGGAATGTCCAACGAGCTCAACAACATCATTTCCCGAACCACTGATGGGGTCTACGAAGGGGTGGCCATTGGAGGAGACAG ATATCCTGGTTCAACTTTTATGGATCACGTCTTGCGCTACGAGGATACTCCAGGAGTGAAAATGATTGTAGTACTTGGAGAG attGGAGGCACAGAAGAGTATAAGATCTGCAGAGGTATTAAAGAAGGTCGTATCACCAAGCCGGTGGTGTGCTGGTGTATTGGTACTTGTGCCACCATGTTCTCTTCAGAG GTGCAGTTTGGCCATGCAGGAGCTTGTGCCAACCAGGCTTCTGAAACCGCTGTCGCAAAGAATCAAGCCTTGAAGGAAGCTGGTGTGTTTGTTCCCCGGAGTTTTGATGAGCTGGGAGAGGTCATTCA GTCTGTCTACCAGGATCTTGTGGCCAAAAGAGTGATTGAACCAGCTGAGGAAGTGCCTCCTCCAACTGTGCCAATGGATTACTCCTGGGCAAGG GAGCTGGGTCTGATCCGCAAACCCGCTTCCTTTATGACAAGCATCTGTGACGAGAGAGGTCAGGAACTGATTTACGCTGGGATGCCAATCACTGAGGTCTTCAAAGAAGAGATGGGAATTGGAGGGGTTCTGGGCCTGCTCTGGTTTCAGAGGAG GCTACCGAAGTACGCCTGCCAGTTCATTGAGATGTGTCTGATGGTGACAGCAGATCACGGGCCCGCTGTGTCTGGAGCCCACAACACCATCGTCTGTGCAAGAGCTGGAAAAGATCTTGTCTCGAGTCTCACTTCAGGCCTTCTTACAATC GGTGACCGGTTTGGTGGAGCACTGGATGCTGCAGCTAAAATGTTCAGCAAAGCCTTCGACAGTGGGATTATCCCGATGGAGTTTGTGAATAAgatgaagaaagaagggaagctgATCATGGGCATCGGACACAGAGTCAAATCA ATAAACAACCCGGACATGAGAGTTCAGATTCTCAAAGACTACGTGAAGCAGCATTTCCCTGCCACCCCACTGCTGGACTATGCACTTGAAGTAGAAAAAATTACAACTTCCAAG AAACCAAATCTTATCCTGAATGTAGATGGCTTTATTGGAGTTGCCTTTGTTGACGTACTCAGGAATTGTGGCTCTTTCACACG ggaAGAAGCAGATGAATATATTGATATAGGAGCTCTTAATGGCATCTTTGTACTAGGCAGGAGTATGGGATTCATTG GACACTACCTGGATCAGAAGAGATTGAAGCAAGGTCTGTACCGCCACCCATGGGATGACATATCCTACGTTTTACCAGAGCACATGACCATGTGA
- the ACLY gene encoding ATP-citrate synthase isoform X2 — protein sequence MSAKAISEQTGKEFLYKYICTSSAIQNRFKYARVTPATDWARLTQDHPWLLSERLVVKPDQLIKRRGKLGLVGINLTLDQVKVWLKQRLGQETTIANAKGILKNFLIEPFVPHKQEEEFYVCIYAAREGDYVLFHHEGGVDVGDVDAKAQKLLVAVDEKLNESDVKKYLLQHAPANKKDILASFICGLFNLYEDLYFTYLEINPLVVTSDGVYILDLAAKIDATADYICKVKWGDVEFPPPFGREAYPEATYIADLDAKSGASLKLTILNPKGRIWTMVAGGGASVVYSDTICDLGGVNELANYGEYSGAPSEQQTYDYAKTILSLMTREKHPEGKILIIGGSIANFTNVAATFKGIVRAIKDYQGPLKEHEVRIFVRRGGPNYQEGLRVMGEVGKTTGIPIHVFGTETHMTAIVGMALGHRPIPNQPPAAAHTANFLLNASGSPSTPAPSRTASFSESKPDDIAPAKKAKPTAPLDSIPASRPGSGKATTLFSRHTKAIIWGMQTRAVQGMLDFDYICSRDEPSVAAMVYPFTGDHRQKFYWGHKEILIPVYKNMSDAMRKHPEVDVLINFASLRSAYDSTVETMNYPQIRTIAIIAEGIPEALTRKLIKTADKKGVTIIGPATVGGIKPGCFKIGNTGGMLDNILASKLYRPGSVAYVSRSGGMSNELNNIISRTTDGVYEGVAIGGDRYPGSTFMDHVLRYEDTPGVKMIVVLGEIGGTEEYKICRGIKEGRITKPVVCWCIGTCATMFSSEVQFGHAGACANQASETAVAKNQALKEAGVFVPRSFDELGEVIQSVYQDLVAKRVIEPAEEVPPPTVPMDYSWARELGLIRKPASFMTSICDERGQELIYAGMPITEVFKEEMGIGGVLGLLWFQRRLPKYACQFIEMCLMVTADHGPAVSGAHNTIVCARAGKDLVSSLTSGLLTIGDRFGGALDAAAKMFSKAFDSGIIPMEFVNKMKKEGKLIMGIGHRVKSINNPDMRVQILKDYVKQHFPATPLLDYALEVEKITTSKKPNLILNVDGFIGVAFVDVLRNCGSFTREEADEYIDIGALNGIFVLGRSMGFIGHYLDQKRLKQGLYRHPWDDISYVLPEHMTM from the exons ATGTCAGCCAAAGCCATCTCTGAGCAGACGGGGAAGGAGTTCTTGTATAAGTACATCTGCACGTCCTCTGCCATCCAGAACCGTTTCAAGTATGCCCGAGTCACCCCGGCCACCGACTGGGCACGGCTCACCCAGGACCACCCTTGGCTTCTGAGCGAG CGTTTAGTGGTGAAGCCAGATCAGCTAATAAAGAGACGTGGGAAGCTTGGGCTGGTTGGAATTAACCTCACTCTGGATCAGGTGAAGGTTTGGCTCAAACAGCGTCTGGGCCAAGAAACCACG ATTGCTAATGCTAAGGGAATCCTGAAGAATTTTCTGATTGAACCCTTCGTCCCTCACAAACAG GAGGAAGAGTTCTATGTGTGCATATATGCTGCCCGTGAGGGAGACTACGTACTCTTCCACCACGAAGGGGGTGTGGATGTGGGAGATGTCGATGCCAAAGCCCAGAAGTTGCTTGTGGCAGTGGATGAAAAGCTCAATGAATCGGATGTAAAGAAATATCTCCTGCAGCATGCGCCAGCAAATAAAAAGGA CATCTTGGCTAGCTTCATCTGTGGCCTGTTCAACCTTTATGAAGATCTATATTTCACATACCTCGAGATCAATCCATTAG TGGTGACTAGTGATGGTGTCTACATCCTCGATTTGGCCGCGAAGATTGATGCAACTGCTGACTACATCTGCAAAGTGAAATGGGGGGATGTGGAGTTCCCCCCTCCCTTTGGCAGGGAAGCTTACCCAGAGGCAA CCTACATTGCTGATCTGGACGCGAAGAGTGGAGCCAGCCTGAAGCTCACCATTCTCAACCCCAAAGGCAGGATCTGGACCATGGTGGCTGGCGGTGGTGCCTCTGTGGTTTACAG tgacACCATTTGTGACCTGGGGGGTGTGAATGAACTGGCTAACTATGGGGAGTACTCAGGAGCCCCAAGTGAGCAACAGACCTATGACTATGCTAAGACTATTCTCTCCCTCATGACCCGAGAGAAGCACCCTGAAG GTAAAATCCTGATCATTGGAGGCAGCATTGCTAACTTCACCAATGTCGCAGCTACTTTTAAA GGCATCGTGAGAGCAATTAAGGATTACCAAGGCCCTCTGAAGGAGCATGAGGTGAGGATCTTTGTGCGAAGAGGAGGCCCCAACTACCAGGAAGGATTACGTGTCATGGGAGAAGTTG GGAAGACCACGGGGATCCCCATCCACGTCTTTGGCACAGAGACTCACATGACCGCGATCGTGGGCATGGCGCTCGGCCACCGGCCCATCCCCAACCAGCCGCCTGCCGCAGCCCACACCGCCAACTTCCTCCTCAACGCCAGCGGCAGCCCTTCG ACTCCAGCACCAAGCAGAACAGCTTCCTTCTCAGAGTCCAAACCAGACGATATTGCTCCAGCCAAGAAGGCAAAACCAACAGCACCTCTTG ATTCAATCCCAGCTTCAAGACCTGGTTCAG GTAAAGCTACAACCCTGTTCAGCCGTCACACCAAAGCCATCATTTGGGGGATGCAGACACGGGCTGTGCAAGGAATGCTGGACTTTGATTATATTTGTTCCCGGGACGAACCTTCAGTAGCTGCCATGGTTTATCCATTCAC TGGTGACCACAGGCAGAAGTTCTACTGGGGCCACAAAGAAATCCTGATCCCAGTCTACAAGAACATGTCGGATGCCATGAGGAAGCACCCAGAGGTGGATGTTCTTATCAACTTTGCATCTCTGCGCTCTGCTTATGACAGCACTGTTGAAACCATGAATTATCCACAG ATCCGCACCATCGCCATTATAGCCGAGGGCATTCCAGAGGCCCTGACACGAAAACTGATCAAGACAGCTGATAAAAAAGGAGTCACTATCATTGGGCCTGCAACT GTTGGTGGGATCAAACCAGGTTGCTTTAAGATAGGCAACACAGGAGGCATGCTGGATAATATCTTGGCATCAAAACTGTACCGCCCCGGCAGCGTGGCTTATGTTTCACGGTCTGGAGGAATGTCCAACGAGCTCAACAACATCATTTCCCGAACCACTGATGGGGTCTACGAAGGGGTGGCCATTGGAGGAGACAG ATATCCTGGTTCAACTTTTATGGATCACGTCTTGCGCTACGAGGATACTCCAGGAGTGAAAATGATTGTAGTACTTGGAGAG attGGAGGCACAGAAGAGTATAAGATCTGCAGAGGTATTAAAGAAGGTCGTATCACCAAGCCGGTGGTGTGCTGGTGTATTGGTACTTGTGCCACCATGTTCTCTTCAGAG GTGCAGTTTGGCCATGCAGGAGCTTGTGCCAACCAGGCTTCTGAAACCGCTGTCGCAAAGAATCAAGCCTTGAAGGAAGCTGGTGTGTTTGTTCCCCGGAGTTTTGATGAGCTGGGAGAGGTCATTCA GTCTGTCTACCAGGATCTTGTGGCCAAAAGAGTGATTGAACCAGCTGAGGAAGTGCCTCCTCCAACTGTGCCAATGGATTACTCCTGGGCAAGG GAGCTGGGTCTGATCCGCAAACCCGCTTCCTTTATGACAAGCATCTGTGACGAGAGAGGTCAGGAACTGATTTACGCTGGGATGCCAATCACTGAGGTCTTCAAAGAAGAGATGGGAATTGGAGGGGTTCTGGGCCTGCTCTGGTTTCAGAGGAG GCTACCGAAGTACGCCTGCCAGTTCATTGAGATGTGTCTGATGGTGACAGCAGATCACGGGCCCGCTGTGTCTGGAGCCCACAACACCATCGTCTGTGCAAGAGCTGGAAAAGATCTTGTCTCGAGTCTCACTTCAGGCCTTCTTACAATC GGTGACCGGTTTGGTGGAGCACTGGATGCTGCAGCTAAAATGTTCAGCAAAGCCTTCGACAGTGGGATTATCCCGATGGAGTTTGTGAATAAgatgaagaaagaagggaagctgATCATGGGCATCGGACACAGAGTCAAATCA ATAAACAACCCGGACATGAGAGTTCAGATTCTCAAAGACTACGTGAAGCAGCATTTCCCTGCCACCCCACTGCTGGACTATGCACTTGAAGTAGAAAAAATTACAACTTCCAAG AAACCAAATCTTATCCTGAATGTAGATGGCTTTATTGGAGTTGCCTTTGTTGACGTACTCAGGAATTGTGGCTCTTTCACACG ggaAGAAGCAGATGAATATATTGATATAGGAGCTCTTAATGGCATCTTTGTACTAGGCAGGAGTATGGGATTCATTG GACACTACCTGGATCAGAAGAGATTGAAGCAAGGTCTGTACCGCCACCCATGGGATGACATATCCTACGTTTTACCAGAGCACATGACCATGTGA